Proteins found in one Hoplias malabaricus isolate fHopMal1 chromosome 17, fHopMal1.hap1, whole genome shotgun sequence genomic segment:
- the LOC136673442 gene encoding myb-like protein X gives CGVSSSQFSLSSKVVQSMNSEVTCDTEDENIQSSLSKPLHSQGDNKIMVATNTKLKQISKTKNTIVHVTDAEEKEDEEQEDKLIPGSQSDTYLESYNLLGIDKYDEDYGKEGDAEKGTDKTVDETKTEQGDHQPAEKQPARETEMKDTETEGEEMKCNKAPTEDHSTEPERAEEGPGEQEQDEQEQGGTNQYSKGPEHVTEGESALEEPNQHMQESRKHEDTEAKNPSTEDRVTNDETAIEKIIEHKVEPSAFAAEDLQICLDRPEDKGTIKDLRPLAPMSPMNDASKQGRHTKENPPTPKVFDSRVCHQE, from the coding sequence tgtggGGTTTCATCTTCCCAGTTCAGCTTGTCTTCTAAAGTGGTTCAATCAATGAATTCTGAAGTCACATGTGATACTGAAGATGAAAATATTCAGTCCTCATTAAGCAAACCTCTTCATTCTCAAGGAGACAATAAGATAATGGTTGCTACTAATACAAAGCTAAAACAGATAAGTAAAACCAAAAATACTATAGTACATGTGACAGATGCAGAAGAGAAAGAAGATGAAGAACAGGAGGACAAATTGATTCCAGGGAGTCAGAGTGATACATACCTAGAGTCTTATAATCTGCTGGGGATTGACAAGTATGATGAAGATTATGGGAAAGAAGGAGATGCAGAAAAAGGCACTGACAAAACTGTAGATGAGACTAAAACAGAGCAAGGAGACCACCAACCTGCAGAAAAGCAGCCTGCAAGGGAGACAGAAATGAAAGACACTGAAACCGAGGGAGAAGAGATGAAATGCAATAAAGCTCCCACAGAGGACCACTCAACAGAACCAGAGAGAGCAGAGGAAGGACCTGGAGAACAAGAACAGGATGAGCAAGAACAGGGTGGAACCAATCAATATTCAAAGGGTCCCGAACATGTTACTGAGGGAGAATCAGCTCTCGAAGAGCCAAACCAGCACATGCAGGAGTCTCGTAAACATGAAGACACAGAAGCAAAGAATCCTTCCACTGAGGACAGAGTCACAAATGATGAAACAGCCATAGAGAAAATTATAGAGCACAAGGTGGAGCCAAGTGCTTTTGCTGCAGAAGACCTCCAAATCTGTCTTGACAGGCCAGAGGACAAAGGTACCATTAAAGACCTTAGACCACTGGCTCCAATGTCTCCCATGAATGATGCAAGTAAACAGGGAAGGCATACCAAAGAGAACCCACCAACTCCAAAGGTATTTGACTCTAGGGTGTGCCATCAAGAGTGA